GGTATAGCTTCATCCCAGAGAGCGTTTAACATCAATACCGGACGTTCTCGGAGATATGGAGCGAAGGTCATCGCGTCTGTTTGAAAGCATCCCTTGGCAGGGACAACGTTCTCGAACCCTTTCTCGGCTATCTCAGCAAGGTACTGCGGATAGTGGCTGTAAATTCTGTGGCATTCCGCCTCGGTGCAAATATGGCTTTTTCTGATGGTTTCGCTTTTGCTCTCCCAGGCAATTCGCTCTGAATTTCCTCCGGCAACTAGGAACGCCCCTGCTTTTATGCGCTTGTCAACACCCATGGCAATAGCTGACGCAAATCCACCAAGACTTATGCCGACAACTGCTATTTGTTCCTTGTTTATCTCTGGTCTGCCGCTTGCCCAGTCTACTACCTGACGTATTTCGATTACAGAGTTCTGATAGCCTTCGAACCACTCCTCTGGGGTAAAGAATAGGTGAGGTCGGTTTCTTATAACTTGTGGCATGCGGCGGGAGTGAAAGACCAGATATAAAATGAACGAGGCTATCCCCTTTTTTGCCAGAGTTCGTGCCAGAAACCTACAGGGGATTATGCTCCGGTCTCCCATCCCGTGAATTAGAATAGCCAGCGAAGCCCGGGCTGTATTTCTTGGTTGAAAGTATTCCCCGAAGACGGTGTTGTTCTCTTCATATTTTGTGGGGTGGGCGGTGGGGAAATCGACTGCGTAACGCAGCCAACGTGAGGTCGTCTCTTTCAGATGCAAGTTCGGCTGTAGCTTGTTACTTTTATAGGTATATGGGTTCAC
This is a stretch of genomic DNA from Chloroflexota bacterium. It encodes these proteins:
- a CDS encoding abhydrolase domain-containing 18, coding for MDKGVNPYTYKSNKLQPNLHLKETTSRWLRYAVDFPTAHPTKYEENNTVFGEYFQPRNTARASLAILIHGMGDRSIIPCRFLARTLAKKGIASFILYLVFHSRRMPQVIRNRPHLFFTPEEWFEGYQNSVIEIRQVVDWASGRPEINKEQIAVVGISLGGFASAIAMGVDKRIKAGAFLVAGGNSERIAWESKSETIRKSHICTEAECHRIYSHYPQYLAEIAEKGFENVVPAKGCFQTDAMTFAPYLRERPVLMLNALWDEAIPKKATLDFWEACHKPSIVWFPGTHVTFWLWYPLIKQKITGFLSSTFDMSYKPQT